The following are encoded together in the Kingella negevensis genome:
- a CDS encoding transporter substrate-binding domain-containing protein — MFITKRSFALSLLMMSVAACSDKVETNTAAPKAKEEPVAAASAAPANGKTYRVVSEITFAPFIMRDDKGSISGFEYDLLQAIAAKEGFNLTFEAHPWKGIFETLSNNEADIVSAGVSSTDERKQQWGVTNAYFQSAPAILVKKDSPIQGFADLQGRTVSVKPGTLSEGIVKQHHKDKKQIMNQETSWLLVKEVIGGRADAVVDDEGPLKYYEKNYSKEGIRVIVDANVPKIDYSFVVRKTDTELLNQLNDGLAKLKQDGTYDQIYRKYF, encoded by the coding sequence ATGTTCATTACAAAGAGAAGTTTTGCATTGTCATTATTGATGATGAGTGTAGCGGCGTGTTCTGATAAGGTAGAAACCAACACGGCTGCACCAAAAGCAAAAGAAGAACCTGTAGCGGCGGCAAGTGCTGCGCCTGCAAATGGTAAAACGTATCGTGTGGTATCGGAAATTACATTTGCGCCGTTTATTATGCGTGATGATAAAGGTTCGATTAGCGGTTTTGAATACGATTTGTTGCAAGCGATTGCGGCTAAAGAAGGCTTTAATTTAACGTTTGAAGCGCATCCATGGAAAGGCATTTTTGAAACGTTGAGCAATAATGAAGCGGATATTGTGAGCGCGGGCGTGTCTTCTACTGATGAGCGTAAGCAACAATGGGGCGTAACCAATGCTTATTTCCAATCTGCGCCAGCTATTTTGGTGAAAAAAGATTCACCCATTCAAGGTTTTGCTGATTTGCAAGGTCGCACTGTAAGCGTGAAACCAGGCACTTTATCTGAAGGCATTGTGAAACAACATCACAAAGACAAAAAGCAAATCATGAATCAAGAAACATCTTGGTTGCTGGTGAAAGAAGTGATTGGTGGCAGAGCCGATGCAGTAGTGGACGACGAAGGTCCTTTGAAATACTATGAGAAAAATTACAGCAAAGAAGGTATCCGCGTGATTGTTGATGCCAACGTGCCAAAAATTGATTATAGTTTTGTGGTGAGAAAAACAGATACAGAATTGTTGAACCAATTAAATGACGGTTTGGCAAAACTGAAACAAGATGGCACATACGACCAAATTTATCGTAAATATTTCTAA
- a CDS encoding TonB-dependent receptor has product MNYIKNQNLASIFFLMFISQYGYADDISEQALPTVTVKQKRLTRSDNLLKGRKTSDHVIKGEQFRSRGSTIGEALNQELGIHANSFGAGASAPIIRGQEGKRIRVLHNHAETGDMSNMSPDHAVMVDSILAKQIEVLRGTPTLLYSSGNSAGVVNVIDNKIPTKLPEKGYEGEVGARVSSANLEKLTAGGITFGLGKNFAVHAEGMYQKADNYRVPYFSYGGQTHKRVPDTWAKSRNGSLGFSWLGERGYLGTAYSERQDRYGLPAHTHKYDNYSIDILWESRRIMKRYLRYYPFLADESDIDFENPGLSLNHTHIPGESHADEAHDHTHGRAWIDLKSKRYDLRGELKQPFKGFDLLRTSISYTDYRHDEKDGKTTENFFKNKGYNARLEFVHKPIGNWQGMFGVQHNTQKSSAFSPASQVAPKGAQQLLHDNRSTQTALFGIEQYQGDKHGFEVGFRAEKQKIAIDYDIDLIKENNSFNFPLPNLNPHKEKAYSFAASYNWYFAPKHQLSITASHLERIPNSQELYAHGKHIATNSFEVGNKDLTKERSNNFEIGVKYSGSKWDYNVNAYYNRFSNYIYLLTMNDGRGPKSLDEEFPLQVNRYYQAGARFYGLEAAVGYRFNPKYKLTVFGDYVNGKLVNIPKTGAEYDWWDEVVTKWREHPDRPTPRLPPLRLGMRLDMNFNDKWQASLDFHRMFSQNKTSYLEQPTKGHNMLNADLSYQNKYKGLDYKIYGKADNLLNAKVYRHATFLPYIPQTGRNFTAGVNIRF; this is encoded by the coding sequence ATGAATTATATTAAAAATCAAAATCTTGCTTCTATTTTCTTTTTGATGTTCATCAGTCAATATGGTTATGCCGATGACATCAGCGAACAAGCCTTACCCACCGTAACCGTCAAACAAAAACGCCTGACACGCAGCGACAACCTGCTCAAAGGGCGCAAAACCAGCGACCACGTTATCAAAGGCGAACAATTCCGTTCGCGCGGCAGTACCATCGGCGAAGCCCTCAACCAGGAATTGGGCATTCACGCCAATTCGTTTGGGGCTGGAGCGAGTGCGCCGATTATTCGCGGTCAGGAAGGTAAACGCATTCGCGTGTTGCACAATCACGCCGAAACAGGCGATATGTCCAATATGTCGCCCGACCACGCCGTAATGGTAGACAGCATCTTGGCGAAACAGATTGAAGTACTGCGCGGTACGCCAACCTTGCTGTACAGCTCGGGCAATTCGGCAGGTGTGGTTAATGTCATTGACAACAAAATCCCAACCAAACTGCCTGAAAAAGGTTATGAAGGCGAAGTCGGTGCGCGTGTCAGCAGTGCGAATTTGGAAAAACTCACGGCAGGCGGCATCACTTTTGGTTTGGGCAAGAATTTTGCCGTCCACGCCGAAGGCATGTATCAAAAAGCAGATAATTACCGTGTGCCGTATTTTTCCTATGGCGGTCAAACACATAAGCGCGTGCCAGATACTTGGGCAAAATCACGCAACGGCAGTTTGGGCTTTTCGTGGTTGGGCGAACGCGGTTACTTGGGCACAGCGTATTCCGAACGCCAAGACCGCTATGGGCTGCCTGCACACACCCACAAATACGACAATTACAGCATAGACATTTTGTGGGAAAGTCGCCGCATCATGAAACGCTATTTGCGTTATTATCCGTTTTTGGCAGACGAATCGGATATTGATTTTGAAAATCCGGGTTTATCGCTGAATCACACGCATATTCCAGGTGAATCACACGCCGATGAAGCGCACGACCACACACACGGCAGAGCGTGGATTGACCTGAAAAGCAAACGCTACGACTTGCGCGGCGAATTGAAACAGCCGTTCAAAGGCTTTGATTTACTGCGAACCAGCATCAGCTACACCGATTACCGCCACGATGAAAAAGACGGCAAAACAACGGAAAATTTCTTTAAAAACAAAGGGTATAATGCACGTTTGGAGTTTGTTCACAAACCAATTGGCAACTGGCAAGGCATGTTTGGTGTGCAGCACAATACGCAGAAAAGCAGCGCGTTTTCGCCTGCTTCACAAGTTGCTCCCAAAGGCGCACAGCAATTGTTACACGACAACCGCAGCACACAGACCGCCTTATTTGGCATTGAACAATATCAAGGCGACAAACACGGTTTTGAAGTGGGTTTCCGCGCAGAAAAACAAAAAATTGCTATTGATTATGATATTGATTTAATTAAGGAAAATAATTCATTTAATTTCCCCTTGCCCAATCTGAATCCGCACAAAGAGAAAGCGTATTCGTTTGCTGCCAGCTACAATTGGTATTTTGCGCCCAAACATCAGCTCAGTATCACAGCTTCGCATTTGGAGCGCATTCCCAATTCGCAGGAACTGTACGCGCACGGCAAACACATCGCCACCAATTCTTTTGAAGTGGGCAACAAAGATTTGACCAAAGAGCGTTCCAATAATTTTGAAATCGGCGTGAAATATTCAGGCAGCAAGTGGGATTACAACGTCAATGCCTATTACAACCGTTTCAGCAACTACATTTACCTGCTGACTATGAATGACGGTCGAGGCCCCAAATCATTGGACGAAGAGTTTCCATTACAAGTAAACCGTTATTATCAGGCAGGAGCGCGTTTTTACGGCTTGGAGGCGGCTGTGGGTTACCGTTTCAATCCCAAATACAAATTAACCGTATTCGGCGATTATGTGAACGGCAAATTGGTCAATATTCCCAAAACAGGCGCGGAATACGATTGGTGGGACGAAGTCGTAACCAAATGGCGCGAACACCCAGACCGTCCGACACCACGTTTGCCGCCTTTGCGTTTGGGTATGCGTTTGGACATGAATTTCAACGACAAATGGCAAGCTTCGCTGGATTTCCACCGCATGTTCTCACAAAACAAAACCAGTTATCTGGAACAACCTACCAAAGGGCATAATATGTTGAATGCCGATTTGTCTTATCAAAACAAATACAAAGGTCTAGACTACAAAATTTACGGCAAAGCGGACAATCTGCTCAATGCAAAAGTGTACCGCCACGCCACGTTCCTGCCCTACATTCCGCAAACAGGACGAAACTTCACCGCAGGCGTGAATATCCGTTTCTGA
- the galK gene encoding galactokinase produces the protein MQSPLSEIFLQQFQTQPESIIRAPGRVNLIGEHTDYNDGFVLPCAIDFATQVAIRKNGTQTVRVFAADYNERDEFSTAKSSLKTPSSKQWANYIRGVVWAFAERNGYTLPEGVDIAVSGNVPQGAGLSSSAALEVAIGKALQHVFQFPIDETEIALLGQYAENHFVGCNCGIMDQLTSARGEKGKAVLIDCRSLKTQAVQIPQSLSIMIIHSHVKRGLVGSEYNTRREQCETAAAHFGVKALRDVDLAQFDAGKTGLDPIAAKRARYIIQENQRTLDAAKAMQNNDIAALSELMAQSHIGMRDEFEITHSAVDLLVELVGEVIGTRGGVRMTGGGFGGCIVALVPHKLVDDVKAHVVQNYHAKTGLQEEVFVCQPRGGVSVL, from the coding sequence ATGCAATCCCCACTCTCAGAAATCTTCCTCCAACAATTCCAAACCCAACCTGAATCCATTATCCGCGCACCAGGGCGAGTAAACCTGATTGGCGAACACACCGACTACAACGACGGTTTCGTCCTCCCTTGCGCGATAGACTTCGCCACCCAAGTCGCCATACGCAAAAACGGCACACAAACCGTGCGCGTATTTGCTGCCGATTACAACGAACGCGATGAATTCAGCACCGCAAAAAGCAGCCTGAAAACCCCATCAAGCAAACAATGGGCAAACTACATTCGCGGTGTTGTTTGGGCGTTTGCCGAACGCAACGGCTACACCTTGCCCGAAGGCGTGGATATCGCCGTGAGCGGCAACGTGCCACAAGGCGCAGGGCTGAGTTCGTCCGCCGCGCTAGAAGTTGCCATTGGCAAAGCCTTGCAGCACGTCTTCCAATTCCCGATTGACGAAACCGAAATTGCCCTGCTCGGACAATACGCAGAAAACCACTTTGTCGGCTGCAACTGCGGCATCATGGACCAACTCACCAGCGCGCGCGGCGAAAAAGGCAAAGCCGTGTTAATCGACTGTCGCAGCCTGAAAACGCAAGCCGTGCAAATTCCGCAAAGTTTGAGCATTATGATTATTCACAGTCATGTAAAACGCGGCTTGGTGGGTAGCGAATACAACACGCGCCGCGAACAATGCGAAACTGCCGCCGCGCACTTTGGCGTGAAAGCCCTGCGCGATGTGGATTTAGCGCAATTTGACGCTGGAAAAACAGGGTTAGATCCGATTGCCGCCAAACGCGCACGCTACATCATTCAAGAAAACCAACGCACGTTGGACGCGGCAAAAGCCATGCAAAACAACGATATTGCGGCGTTGAGCGAACTGATGGCGCAAAGCCACATCGGTATGCGCGATGAATTTGAAATCACGCACTCAGCCGTGGATTTGCTGGTGGAATTAGTGGGCGAAGTGATTGGTACACGCGGCGGCGTTCGCATGACGGGCGGTGGTTTTGGTGGCTGTATTGTTGCGCTTGTGCCGCATAAATTGGTGGACGATGTGAAAGCACACGTTGTCCAAAATTACCACGCGAAAACGGGTTTGCAAGAAGAGGTGTTTGTTTGCCAACCACGTGGTGGCGTGAGCGTTTTGTAA
- a CDS encoding inositol monophosphatase family protein: protein MAQLNPFLNTAFKAARKAGDMMLRASSNLSAVRVDNKAFNDFVSDVDRQSEAIIINAIKEAYPHHRIISEESGIIGNERAEFEWIIDPLDGTTNYLHGHPQYSISIAMLEQGVLKEALVYAPERNDLYTASRGQGALLNDRRIRVTNRIDLSQCLIGTGFPVVDQSILDNYLAILKEFIQKTAGARREGSAALDLCSLAAGRIDGFFEFNLHSWDIAAGALIAQEAGAIVTDMQGEQNWMETGNIVAANPKVLAQMLRIIGQHI from the coding sequence ATGGCACAACTCAATCCCTTCTTAAACACCGCATTCAAAGCCGCACGCAAAGCAGGCGACATGATGTTACGCGCATCAAGCAATCTCTCAGCCGTTCGCGTGGACAACAAAGCGTTTAACGATTTCGTCTCAGATGTAGACCGTCAATCAGAAGCCATCATCATCAACGCCATCAAAGAAGCCTACCCACATCACCGCATTATTTCAGAAGAATCAGGCATTATCGGCAACGAACGCGCCGAGTTTGAATGGATTATCGACCCATTAGACGGCACAACCAACTATCTGCACGGACACCCACAATACTCAATCAGCATCGCCATGTTAGAACAAGGCGTATTAAAAGAAGCCCTTGTGTACGCACCAGAGCGTAACGACTTATACACCGCATCACGCGGACAAGGCGCATTGTTAAACGACCGCCGCATTCGCGTTACCAACCGCATTGATTTGAGCCAATGCCTGATTGGTACAGGCTTCCCAGTGGTAGACCAATCTATCTTGGATAACTACCTTGCCATTTTGAAAGAATTTATCCAAAAAACTGCAGGCGCACGCCGAGAAGGTTCAGCCGCATTGGATTTATGCTCACTCGCCGCAGGTCGCATTGATGGCTTCTTTGAATTTAACTTGCATTCATGGGACATCGCAGCAGGCGCATTGATTGCACAAGAAGCAGGCGCAATCGTAACCGATATGCAAGGCGAACAAAATTGGATGGAAACAGGCAATATCGTCGCAGCCAATCCAAAAGTGTTGGCACAAATGTTGCGCATTATCGGACAACATATCTAA
- the rarD gene encoding EamA family transporter RarD, producing METESQFEERKGLWYALGCYGIWGLFPLFWYPLNHSAMPATQILAHRIAWSAVFAVILLLAFKQGRVVFQAVKQPKLLGAFTLSSLLIAANWLIYLWAILNGHLLEASLGYFINPLVNVLLGRMVFKERLNPAQVGAVVLAVLGILWLAIPAGQIPWISLLLAGTFGFYGLVRKIAPMPPLAGLTLETLLLLPLALGFLVWCGMNGLFYFAELTALQLYILVLSGVATTVPLLMFAAGAKRIPLSLLGILQYVSPTMQLILGLLVFGETMNMGKLVGYGLVWAGVLVFLFGAWQQYQNRHAA from the coding sequence ATGGAAACAGAGAGTCAGTTTGAAGAACGCAAGGGTTTGTGGTACGCGCTGGGGTGTTATGGTATTTGGGGGCTGTTTCCATTATTTTGGTATCCTCTAAATCATTCGGCGATGCCTGCCACACAAATTTTGGCGCACCGTATTGCGTGGTCGGCGGTGTTTGCGGTGATTTTGCTGCTGGCGTTTAAACAGGGTAGAGTGGTTTTTCAGGCGGTGAAACAGCCAAAATTATTGGGCGCGTTTACCCTGTCTTCCCTATTGATTGCAGCGAATTGGCTGATTTATTTGTGGGCAATTTTGAACGGACATTTGCTGGAAGCGAGTTTGGGCTATTTCATCAATCCGTTGGTGAATGTGTTGCTCGGGCGCATGGTGTTTAAAGAGCGGCTGAATCCTGCGCAAGTGGGCGCGGTGGTGTTGGCGGTGCTGGGGATTTTGTGGCTGGCAATTCCTGCAGGGCAAATTCCGTGGATTTCCTTGCTATTGGCGGGGACTTTTGGGTTTTATGGTTTGGTTCGCAAAATTGCGCCCATGCCGCCGCTTGCTGGGCTGACATTGGAAACGCTGTTGCTGCTGCCGTTGGCGTTGGGCTTTTTGGTGTGGTGTGGCATGAACGGTTTGTTTTATTTTGCTGAATTGACTGCGCTGCAACTGTATATTTTGGTACTGTCTGGCGTAGCAACCACTGTGCCGTTACTGATGTTTGCAGCTGGGGCGAAACGGATTCCGTTGTCGCTGCTGGGCATTTTGCAATATGTGTCGCCAACGATGCAGTTGATTTTGGGTTTGCTAGTGTTTGGCGAAACGATGAACATGGGTAAATTGGTGGGTTATGGTTTGGTTTGGGCTGGCGTGCTTGTGTTTTTGTTTGGCGCGTGGCAGCAGTATCAAAATCGTCATGCAGCCTGA
- a CDS encoding 2'-5' RNA ligase family protein, which translates to MKKLAVLTTLLFFTSAWAENVNYNVFVKLDNTAESQVREISDELAKVGVKSLYSQGYQVHLTLYLTEYDKSKFNNIKKVVQKFAREKRPFDVSFYGMHKTAGKWFMLDNRMTPELQQLSDEMTVQLTKLRATDAKLPDWVKNYPEKVKSFEKYGSPNVFANFDPHVTLLTPNEFNKGVAKFEENYTFKPFTAKVIGIGIAQVDDLGQAKDVLYFQKFK; encoded by the coding sequence ATGAAAAAATTAGCTGTATTAACCACTTTGCTTTTTTTTACCAGCGCATGGGCAGAGAACGTGAATTACAACGTGTTTGTGAAACTAGACAACACTGCCGAAAGCCAAGTCCGTGAAATTTCGGACGAACTCGCAAAAGTCGGTGTGAAGTCGTTGTATTCACAAGGTTATCAAGTGCATTTAACGCTGTATTTAACTGAATACGACAAATCTAAATTCAACAACATCAAAAAAGTCGTGCAAAAATTTGCGCGTGAAAAGCGCCCGTTTGACGTATCGTTTTACGGCATGCACAAAACGGCTGGTAAATGGTTTATGCTGGACAACCGCATGACACCTGAATTGCAGCAGCTTTCTGATGAAATGACGGTGCAATTAACCAAACTTCGCGCCACAGACGCAAAATTGCCTGATTGGGTGAAAAACTATCCCGAAAAAGTGAAATCGTTTGAAAAATACGGTTCGCCCAATGTGTTTGCCAATTTTGACCCACACGTTACTTTGCTGACTCCAAACGAGTTCAATAAAGGGGTGGCAAAATTTGAAGAGAATTACACATTCAAACCGTTTACGGCAAAAGTAATCGGCATTGGCATTGCCCAAGTGGACGATTTGGGACAGGCGAAAGATGTGTTGTATTTCCAAAAATTTAAGTAG
- a CDS encoding aromatic amino acid transaminase gives MFEHLTPYAGDPILSLVATFNADPRPHKVNLCIGIYFDNDGKMTQPHSVHIAEERVGMGIKNYLPMEGHAGLRAEIPKLLFGANHPVITENRVSVVQTLGGSGALRLGADFLHTWLSGGKAYVSDPTWDNHRGIFTAAGFEVGDYPYYNSETIGVKFQELCEFAKSQPENTIFLLHPCCHNPTGVDLSREQWDELLDIFVSHKLIPFMDIAYQGFGDDFDQDAYAVRRAAELGLPLLISSSFSKNMSLYGQRTGGLTVVSPSAEEATLVLGQLQLGVRRIYSTPPAQGGLTAYHVLSNETLNAQWKQEVYKMRDRIRAMRQRIYEVLQQKQPEKDFSYFVKQRGMFSYTGLSVAQVHRLRDEFGVYLLDSGRICIAGLNESNVNYVADCLATVFAE, from the coding sequence ATGTTTGAACACCTAACCCCCTACGCAGGCGACCCCATTTTAAGCCTTGTGGCAACATTTAACGCCGACCCACGCCCCCACAAAGTCAATCTTTGCATTGGCATTTATTTTGACAATGACGGCAAAATGACACAACCGCACAGCGTCCACATCGCCGAAGAACGCGTAGGCATGGGCATTAAAAACTATCTGCCTATGGAGGGGCATGCAGGTTTACGCGCCGAAATCCCCAAACTGCTTTTTGGCGCAAATCACCCAGTCATAACCGAAAACCGCGTCAGCGTCGTGCAAACACTAGGCGGTTCAGGCGCACTTCGCCTTGGCGCAGACTTTCTTCACACATGGCTCAGCGGCGGCAAAGCCTACGTCAGCGACCCCACATGGGACAACCATCGCGGCATTTTCACTGCAGCAGGATTTGAAGTCGGCGATTACCCTTATTACAACTCTGAAACCATCGGTGTAAAATTCCAAGAATTATGCGAATTTGCCAAATCGCAGCCTGAAAACACCATTTTCTTGCTGCACCCCTGCTGCCACAACCCAACAGGCGTAGATTTATCACGCGAACAATGGGACGAATTGCTGGATATTTTCGTGTCGCACAAGCTCATTCCATTTATGGACATCGCCTACCAAGGCTTTGGCGACGATTTTGACCAAGACGCATACGCCGTTCGCCGCGCCGCCGAGTTGGGTTTACCATTGCTTATCAGCAGCTCGTTTTCCAAAAATATGTCGTTATACGGGCAACGCACAGGCGGTTTAACTGTGGTATCACCCAGCGCCGAAGAAGCCACATTGGTGCTGGGCCAGTTGCAATTAGGCGTTCGCCGCATTTATTCCACACCACCAGCGCAAGGCGGTTTAACTGCATACCATGTGCTAAGCAATGAAACACTTAACGCGCAATGGAAGCAAGAAGTTTACAAAATGCGCGACCGAATCCGCGCCATGCGCCAACGTATTTACGAAGTGTTGCAACAAAAGCAGCCTGAAAAAGATTTCAGCTATTTTGTGAAACAGCGCGGAATGTTCAGCTACACAGGTTTGAGCGTGGCGCAAGTTCACCGATTACGTGATGAATTTGGCGTGTATTTGCTGGATTCTGGGCGCATTTGCATTGCAGGGCTAAATGAAAGCAATGTGAATTATGTGGCGGATTGTCTGGCGACTGTGTTTGCTGAATAA
- the nhaC gene encoding Na+/H+ antiporter NhaC: MISKQPLLNLSLAEAATVMALMIFAMGFTIIYLEWVPHLTILLAITALMLYGLVRGAKWEVMQKRMAASVEQGMGAVYLFFFIGLLVSALMMSGAIPTLMYHGFSLISPTFFYLSAFLLCGVIGVSIGSSLTTCATVGVAFMGMSEAFQAAPAITAGAVVSGAFFGDKMSPLSDTTGIAATTVGVDLFEHIKNMMFTTIPALILTALIFMWSVPSVGSGSLKSVAELQNQLQQSGLVHNYALLPFVVLVVLAVRKVNAILTMLATIVVAVVITYIHSSPNLTQLSGWFFEGFKAEHLGENVARLIQRGGLESMFFTQTVVILALSLGGLLFALGVVPTLLEAMRRFLTNAGRATFSVAMTSLGVNLLIGEQYLSILLSGETFKPVYEKLGLHPRNLSRTLEDAGTVINPLVPWSVCGVFIAKVLGVAVVDYLPYAFFCYLCLILTVLFGFTGLTLSKVEK, translated from the coding sequence ATGATTTCCAAGCAGCCCTTATTAAATTTATCCCTAGCAGAAGCCGCGACTGTCATGGCATTGATGATTTTCGCCATGGGTTTCACTATTATCTATTTAGAGTGGGTGCCCCATTTAACCATTTTATTAGCAATTACCGCGCTGATGCTTTACGGCTTGGTACGTGGCGCAAAATGGGAAGTGATGCAAAAACGCATGGCAGCTTCCGTTGAGCAAGGCATGGGCGCAGTTTATCTGTTCTTTTTCATTGGTTTACTCGTTTCTGCACTGATGATGAGTGGTGCGATTCCGACGCTGATGTATCACGGTTTCAGTTTGATTTCGCCTACTTTTTTCTATTTGTCGGCGTTTTTGCTGTGCGGCGTGATTGGCGTTTCCATCGGCAGCAGCTTGACGACTTGTGCGACCGTGGGCGTGGCGTTTATGGGCATGAGTGAAGCGTTTCAGGCTGCCCCTGCGATTACGGCTGGCGCGGTGGTTTCGGGCGCGTTTTTTGGCGATAAAATGTCGCCGTTGTCCGACACCACAGGCATCGCGGCAACTACGGTAGGCGTGGATTTGTTTGAACATATTAAAAATATGATGTTTACCACCATTCCTGCGCTGATTTTGACTGCGCTGATTTTTATGTGGAGTGTGCCAAGTGTGGGTTCAGGCAGCCTGAAAAGTGTGGCGGAATTGCAAAATCAGTTGCAACAAAGCGGTTTGGTTCACAATTACGCGCTGTTGCCGTTTGTCGTTTTGGTGGTGCTGGCGGTGCGTAAAGTGAATGCGATTTTGACGATGTTGGCAACGATTGTTGTCGCTGTTGTGATTACTTATATTCACAGCTCGCCAAATTTGACGCAATTAAGTGGTTGGTTTTTCGAGGGTTTTAAAGCGGAACATTTGGGCGAAAACGTGGCGCGTTTGATTCAGCGCGGCGGTTTGGAAAGTATGTTTTTCACGCAAACGGTTGTGATTTTGGCGTTGAGTTTGGGCGGTTTGCTGTTTGCCTTGGGTGTTGTGCCGACTTTGCTCGAAGCCATGCGCCGTTTCTTGACCAATGCTGGACGCGCCACATTCTCGGTAGCGATGACTTCGCTGGGCGTGAATTTGCTGATTGGCGAACAATATTTATCCATTTTACTGTCGGGCGAAACGTTCAAACCTGTGTATGAGAAATTGGGTTTGCATCCGCGCAATCTGTCGCGCACGTTGGAAGACGCTGGCACGGTCATCAATCCGCTTGTGCCGTGGAGCGTTTGCGGTGTGTTTATCGCCAAAGTGTTGGGCGTGGCAGTGGTGGATTATTTGCCGTATGCGTTTTTCTGCTATTTGTGCTTGATTTTAACCGTGCTGTTCGGGTTTACTGGGCTGACGTTGAGTAAAGTAGAAAAATAA